One genomic window of Pseudomonadota bacterium includes the following:
- a CDS encoding glutathione S-transferase family protein, with product MKLYSNPLSPNCRKVHATLAHVGLEVEQQLVDVMKGEQRTPEFLAINPNGKVPALVDGAFNLWESNVIACYLAGKANSDLWPANQERYSILRWLNWEAAHLSQAVGTVIGEKIFKPLRGAEPDPSVVEQGTGDFRKLATVLSGVLESGGFLAGASPTVADYSVAVWFSYDEPCGLPTREYRHVTRWLDQVRGLPGGPSLAAPPIPS from the coding sequence ATGAAGCTCTATTCGAACCCCTTGTCGCCGAATTGCCGCAAGGTCCACGCAACGCTTGCGCATGTGGGCCTCGAGGTCGAGCAACAGCTCGTGGATGTCATGAAAGGGGAGCAGCGAACTCCGGAGTTCCTCGCCATCAACCCGAACGGGAAGGTTCCGGCGCTGGTCGATGGCGCTTTCAACCTGTGGGAGTCCAACGTGATCGCCTGCTACCTCGCAGGCAAAGCCAACTCGGACCTATGGCCAGCCAATCAGGAAAGGTACTCGATTCTGCGCTGGCTGAACTGGGAAGCCGCCCACCTTTCGCAGGCCGTCGGCACCGTCATCGGCGAGAAGATCTTCAAGCCCTTACGGGGAGCCGAGCCCGACCCGAGCGTGGTCGAGCAGGGCACCGGCGATTTCCGCAAGTTGGCCACCGTACTTTCGGGCGTGCTCGAGTCGGGCGGGTTTCTGGCCGGTGCCTCGCCCACCGTGGCGGACTACAGCGTGGCGGTATGGTTCTCCTACGACGAGCCCTGCGGCCTACCCACGCGCGAGTACCGCCACGTGACACGCTGGCTCGATCAAGTACGCGGGCTTCCAGGTGGCCCAAGCCTGGCGGCCCCCCCGATCCCCAGCTAG
- the cdd gene encoding cytidine deaminase: MLAEQDILPLLSAAAAARNNAYAPYSRFRVGAALLAGERVIRGCNVENAAYGDSICAERGAVLAAVAAGLREFRALAVSTEASTPVPPCGSCRQVLREFCLDDFPIVMGAASGTYTVVSLNDLLPAAFTSRSLSDAGRPPWPPRPPPR; this comes from the coding sequence ATGTTGGCCGAGCAAGATATCCTGCCCTTGCTGAGCGCGGCCGCGGCGGCCCGAAACAATGCGTACGCTCCGTACTCGCGCTTCCGAGTGGGAGCGGCATTGCTGGCGGGCGAGCGTGTGATTCGCGGCTGCAACGTGGAAAACGCCGCCTATGGAGACAGCATCTGTGCCGAGCGTGGCGCCGTGCTGGCCGCGGTCGCGGCCGGGCTTAGGGAGTTTCGCGCCCTGGCGGTGTCCACGGAAGCGAGCACGCCCGTGCCACCCTGCGGTAGCTGCCGTCAGGTACTGCGCGAGTTCTGCCTCGACGACTTCCCCATCGTGATGGGCGCAGCGAGCGGTACCTACACCGTGGTCAGCCTCAACGACCTGTTGCCGGCCGCCTTTACGAGCCGCTCGCTATCGGACGCTGGCCGGCCCCCGTGGCCGCCCCGCCCGCCGCCGCGCTAG
- a CDS encoding OprO/OprP family phosphate-selective porin has protein sequence MKTDSDALGPNPPPSWERDLVKDHPADASSARFRPGKGLEFKSADGRFALVTRLRGQFRYEYEGVAGGPDEEVFHIRRARLQFVGNMWGKHNTFKIELAFSPRDEDLTQPTVVLQDPTGMGMGVTGTTRSNVVGTTPLLDWYMTFDYLRDLTLRVGQYKVPYSRQRVISSGNLQFVDRAITNGEFTLDRDLGLDFRSKDLLGLGLFRYYAGVYIGEGRNTSDRTPGAGDLGLMYLIRFELLPFGMFKDYSEADFERTAKPRLSLGVGYAYLQNAPGVQGIKGRAPEADDDTFHNANADLLFKYAGLSVLGDFYWRDGRGGTDLADGIGWMLQGGYLLPGMALELGARFGMTRPGGDASVLKGKNELGIVGGYYFARHPFKLQADLFQLWGYGEQRSQGVVRLRVQLQAAF, from the coding sequence GTGAAAACCGACTCGGATGCCTTGGGGCCCAATCCTCCCCCGAGCTGGGAAAGGGATCTCGTCAAGGACCACCCGGCGGATGCCTCGAGTGCGCGCTTCCGCCCGGGCAAGGGCTTGGAGTTCAAGAGTGCGGACGGACGCTTTGCTCTGGTCACGCGCTTGCGCGGCCAGTTCCGCTACGAGTACGAAGGGGTAGCCGGGGGACCCGACGAGGAGGTCTTCCACATTCGTCGCGCGCGCTTGCAGTTCGTCGGCAACATGTGGGGCAAGCACAACACGTTCAAGATCGAGCTCGCGTTTTCGCCGCGCGACGAAGACCTGACGCAGCCGACGGTCGTGCTTCAGGATCCCACGGGCATGGGCATGGGAGTGACGGGCACGACGCGTAGCAATGTTGTAGGCACCACGCCGCTGCTCGACTGGTACATGACGTTCGACTACCTGCGCGACCTGACCCTGCGCGTCGGCCAGTACAAGGTGCCCTACAGCCGGCAGCGGGTGATCTCGTCGGGCAATCTGCAGTTCGTCGATCGCGCCATCACGAACGGCGAGTTCACCTTGGACCGGGATCTGGGACTCGACTTCCGGTCCAAGGATCTACTCGGCCTGGGCTTGTTTCGCTACTACGCGGGCGTCTACATCGGCGAGGGCCGCAACACCTCGGATAGGACTCCCGGTGCGGGTGACCTGGGCCTCATGTACCTGATTCGCTTCGAGCTGCTGCCCTTCGGCATGTTCAAGGATTACTCGGAGGCGGACTTCGAACGCACAGCGAAGCCGCGGCTCTCGCTCGGGGTGGGCTATGCCTACCTGCAGAACGCACCGGGCGTGCAGGGCATCAAGGGCAGGGCGCCCGAAGCGGACGACGACACCTTTCACAATGCCAACGCCGATCTGCTGTTCAAGTACGCCGGGCTCTCGGTGCTCGGCGATTTCTATTGGCGCGATGGTCGCGGAGGCACCGACCTGGCCGACGGCATAGGCTGGATGCTGCAGGGCGGGTACCTGCTTCCAGGCATGGCTTTGGAGCTCGGGGCACGCTTCGGGATGACCCGTCCCGGCGGCGACGCTTCGGTGCTCAAGGGCAAGAACGAGTTGGGCATCGTGGGCGGCTACTATTTCGCGCGCCACCCCTTCAAGTTGCAGGCGGATCTGTTCCAGTTGTGGGGATACGGCGAGCAGCGGAGCCAGGGCGTCGTCCGGTTGCGCGTGCAGCTGCAGGCGGCGTTCTAG